gtTCTCGGTGAATTCTATAGGCATGGAGATTATAGTACTAAGTTTAGCCAATTTATGAGCCTACTCAAATTAACTTTCTACGGACCTATCTCGAATACCAAACAACTCACTCATAAGGATAGGATTACTCAAGGTGCACGATTAGTACAAGCCATCAAATTCCATCCATTATCGTTCCTAATAACCTTTTAAGTTTGAATTTGTTGATTTGGAATATGGTCTcttctactttatttttatttatttattattattttttcctttctttttttctttttctttctttattctcttccatcaTTAACCAAATAATGATATGTATAtactttttcatatttatggTGCAACccaatccttttttttttttttcaagtttctaattttttaacttttttgaaTTGAAGTATCTAAATGATAAGAAATTCCTTTTTGACAGTAATATATGTTGTATATGTAAATTCGATATGTGAAAATCGGCGGAACTCATctatgaagaaaagaaaagaataattatagCTAGGTGTAAGTCGATATgctgaaataaaaaaagaagggcCCAtgaaataatatgagaaaacataaGTAAACGAGCTTCCACTTGAGCATCCAACAATAAAAGTACATGAACAACCATTTGATCCCCATCAAAATCTGCATTGAATCCCTTACAAACTAATAGATGTAAACAAATAGTGCAGCCTTCCAAACTAATGGATGTAAACAAATAGTGCAGCCTTCCACTAAAATTGGTTGGAATGCCTATATGCCTAATCTATGTAAAGTCGGCGCTCTATTAAGTAATACCATATGCCTCTGCATAACTTCCTAAAGTATTTCCCATACAATTAGCTCTTTTTTTCGAATTTTACTCTTAGCAACCCCTATGTTCGGAGCAAGATGTTGCCTAATTAGACCataaattacaaatatttgGAAAAGTTCTATTGCTATTTCGCGAGGCAATCCACATTGATGTAATAAAAGTGAGGGGCCTACGACAATGATAGAACGCCCTGAATAATCAATTAGTTTTCCAAGCATAGGCTCATGAAATCTTCCTCCTTTGCCTTCAATTACATCCGAAAATGACTTGTAAACCTTATTATGACCATCTCTTATTGGTTTTCTAGGGATTCCATCATCAAAAAGTGTATCCACGACTTCTTGTACTAATTTTTCTTGACACATTAATAATTCTCCCAGCGTAGATCTACTTGTTAATAGATCAATAAAAGTATTGTTCCGATAGATAACTCTTCTATAGAGTTCATTAATATTTGAACTCATTAGTTTACCCCCATCTATCTGAATGATCAGTCTCAACTTGGGAGGAAGAATTGGTAATAGACATTAAACCATCCATTCTGGTTCTATATTTGTTTGAATAAAATGCTTAGCTAATTTCACGCATCGAACCAAAAaatcatttcttcttctaactTTTCGATATTCCCATTCATTCCCTGTAGGCCCTTCTTCCCCTAATTCTTTCCATTCTACTGATGAATAATCttataataattcataaatctaGATCGGCTAATTGTTCTCTAATGGCACCAGCTCCTGTAGAAATTTCTCGATTTCAAAATGTATCGAAGCCTTGGGCAGTAAAAAAAAAGGGGAATATTGTATTTCCAGGATTGACTTTCGTATTCGAATGAACCTCATAATCGTAAAAGAGTAGGCTTTTTAGCTATGGTcctaacaaaagaaaaattgggATAGGATCATATACTCCAATACTGTAGGTCTCCTCCCTTCAAAATCGGACGTGAAAGTTTCCTCTCATCTGGCTCAAGTAGTTATAccaaatagaaagaaaaggttcctactttcaaatttcaaaatcgATAAAAACCCAAACAAGAGCTACTCCTTACTCAAGTTCTAAATGAATAATGAACACCAAGCACGCTCTCATtaattcattcttttttttttttttgaattccTAAATTCTTTACTCAATTATCACAActtattcaatttttagaattaCTAACTAAATGAAATGTGAAATTCTTGAGTCGTCTACTTCCCTTCGAATGATAAAATCCTACTACCTTAGAATTCATAAGGGATGTATTTGTCTATGTCTCTTTCTATTTGATCTCTTAGATCACGAACTCACCTCGACAGTTATGCCATGATGCTATTAAAGACTATATGCGATGTATAAACTCCAGTAATcatgaaatatttgattactTGAGTATAAACAtagtttttttctattttttaaataaaaagaaaaaagtcaGTTTTCACGAGGTACAACTAGGAATTCCTATTTTTTCATTACTGCATTGACCATAgaccaatttcttttttattgggGAGTATTGAATACACCCATAATTTTGAGCTTCATGTTACTCCTCTTTAGAGACATGTCAGATCCATGGCATCCTAAAATAAATGGGATGAtagtttttcattttaaaactgtaaaatcaaaatttcgATCAAATCACACATCATAATATACCAGGTCTTCTAATTTCTTAAGAGGTTTATCTAAACGATTATAACTAGGAAGACGTTTCAAAATACCACATATAAGTTACTGGGCATGCCAGTTTGATGTAGCCCATTTGATATCTTCGCATCTGAGAATTAACAAATTCAACTCCTCATTGTTCATAAAACTTTTggtcttctttttcatttatgATTACTCGATAATTTTCACAAACACAAATTCCAATTTTTATAAGCCCAAAAATTCTTTCACAAAACAATCACCTTTTTCAGGTTTATTGGTTTTATAATGAAAAGTATATGGAGTAGGTGGAAAAGGGGGGATAAGCTTTCCATTCCTAGATTTCCTGTAACTGAATCCTCTAGAACCGCAAGAATCCTTTGTTAGAATAGGATTCCAACTCAACaccttttgagattttaaaaaGAGTTGCTCTTTGGAGAGCACAGTATGATGAAAGTTGTAAGCTGTGTTCGGGGGAGAGTTATTGTCTATCATTAGCCTCTATGGTAGAATCAGTCGGGGGGCCCGAAAGGCGGTGGTTTACCCTGTGGTGGATGTCAGTGGTTCGAGTCCGCTTATCTTTAACTCGTGAACTTAGCCGGTATAAAGCTATATGATAGCATCCCATTTTTCTGATTCGGTAGTTCGATctataatttatcaatttactATTCATGGACATTTATAAGATCCTTCCATTTAATAACACCTTAGGATGGCATAACCTTAAATTTAAGGGCGATCTTCAAACGAGGAAAGGCTTACGGTGTATACCTAAGCACCTAGAGACGAGGAAGGGTGTAATAAGCAACAAAATGTTTTAGGGAGTTAAAAATAAGCGTAGATCTGGAGATTCCTGAATAGGTCAACCTTTCAAACTGCTGTTGAATCCATGGGCAGGTAAGAGACAACGTAATGAACTGAAACATCTTAATAACTAGaggaaaaaaaagtaaaagcgATTCTCGTAATAGCGACGAACGAAATGGGAGCAGCCTAAATCTTGAAAAAGGGATTGTAGGAGAGCAATACAAGCATTGTGTTGCTAGGCGAAGGGTGGAGTGTTACACCCTAGATGGCGAGAGTCTAGTAGCCGAAAGCATTACTAGTTTACGCTCTAACTCGAGTAGCATAAGGCAAGTGGAATCCCGTGTGAATCAGCAAGGACCACCTTGCAAGGCTAAATACTCCTGGGGTGACCGATAGGGAAGTATTACTGTGAAGGAAgagtgaaaataacccccatCGGGGAGTAAATAGAACATGAAATCGTAAGCTCCCAAGCAGTGGGAAGAGCCCGAGCTCTGATTGCGTGCCTGTTGAAGAATGAGCCAGCGACTCATAGGCAGTGACTTGGTTAAGGGAACCCACCAGAGTTGAAGTGAAAGCAAGTCTTCATATGACAACTATCACTGCTTATGGATCCGAACCTAGGTGATCTATCCATGACCAGGATGAAGCTAAAGTGAAACTAAGTGAAGCTCTGAACCGATTGCTGTTGAAGAACTAGTGGATGAATTGTGGTTAGAGGTGAAATGCCACTCGAACCTAAAGCTAGCTAGTTCTTCCCGAAATGCCTTGAGGCGCAACATTTGATTGAACATCTAAAGGTAAAGCACTGTTTTGGTGCGGGCCATGAGAGCAATACCAAATCGAGGCAAACTTTGAATACTAGATATGACCTCAAAATAATAGGGGTCAAGGTCGACCAGTGAGACGATGGGGGATAAGCTTCATCTTCGAGAAGGAAATAGTCCAGATCACAGGCTAAAAAggaattgttttatttataaacttgtAAACTTCACCTTCAACAAGCATAAAGTTATTTCAAATCTTTCTATCCCGACTAATGTGTCTTTCTCCTAAGACTTGAAGcggtaaataaaaaaaattaaatcacacCATCTTTGTAATAAGTAAATGCATATTCTTCTCTTAAAGTTATTGGAATTATTCATAATAAGATATTGGCTACAATTGAAAAGGtcttatcaataaaaatttctagTTATTCGGAATCTAGGCATAAGTAGCAatccattttataatttcttttaattaccTCTATGAGGAAAGGATCCCATAAAAAAGTAGTTGTACAGTacaaaatagtataaaaaCATATCGTTCCAATCCAATGATTAAAACCGGTATAgatatcaaaaaaagaaaaaagggccATTTTTACAAAATTCACAAACACGAATAGATTCATATCTTTATTGCTTTTTAAAAAGAGTTTttcataaaaacaaaaaaaaaaatctttatcCTCCAATTTCGAAGGaaagttctttattttattaaaattttctatttttattggtTAGAATTGATTTTACGTACCATGCCTATTCAATAATCTAATATGAATGACTCGTGATTCACTCGGGTTCGAGGCTATAGTCATTATGTAGGAGAGATGGCCGAGTGGTTCAAGGTGTAGCATTGAAATTGCTATGTAGGTTTTTATTTATCGAGGGTTCAAATCCCTCTCTTTCCGTACCTTCACCTAATTTATCAATGTTACTAACCGAAATGTATCAAATCTCATAATAATTGATACCTTTATTCCAATAGTTAGATCTTTTCTTGATATGGATTCTCTATTCCTAATTTCTatagtataaaaaatattggaaAAAATTATATCCCTATATATCTATGATATATGAATGGGAGAAAACCCCATGATCAAACCAAACccttactttcttttttttttttctttaattaggCGATAGGGAGCAAAATTATCCAAATccttattattttagttagagTTAAGTCCGACGAGAATAATATTCTACTACTAGCAATtcatttattatctattatttgattgactaattctttatattaaaatggGTCAAGAGTCAAATATTTTGGCAATTCCTCTTGGGAGGATGACTTAAGATAATTTTGAATCATAGCTCTGGATTTTTGTTCATCCATCACTGTAATAATATCTAAGAGTTTGCACCGATTACATACAACCATTAACTAAAATATGtctatgattaattaattggCGAGCTCGAGGAATAGTTAACGTCATACCCAATTATAAAAGAATGTATCCAAACGCATTTTAAGTAATTGTAGTAAAACTTGACATGTTGACCCTTTGGCTTTTGCAGTGATACGAACGTATTTAAGTAATTGTCATTCTGTAAGACCATAatgaaaatgtaatttttattttcttctaaacGAATATGATATTGAGATTTTCTACCAGAGCGTGATTGATTTCTAAAATCGCTCCCAGCCCTAGGCCTTTTACTGGTGAGTCTCGATAAAGCCCTGAGACGGTGTATTTTTTTGAACTGAGGCCCTAGGTAACATGACATAAactccttattttatttattttacttttattgaatttttaaacttttaaaaacttaaattaaaattgaagtaCTGAAggataaatatgataaatgaaataacatCTACTGAAGTAGTATACTACAAAGAATAATGAGATGGATTGTATCAATATCCAGACCTTTTTGTATACATACCAATAATGTATATAGAAAAAAGGtccttttcttgttcttgatttgtTCCGTAGAGATTTAACTACTCTAACTTTGAacttttattcataatttgaAGTTCCTACCACATAATAATGGGTCCCCCTTGGcaaagcagaatgaagctttttcAATGTtctttgatttcaaaaagatattatcaattatgtaaaaatcaaacaaataatgaaaagCCAGCTATTGGAGTCGAACCGATGACCATTGCATTACAAATCTAATGCTCTAACCTCTGAGCTAAGTGGGCTCACATAAGAGAAATTGTACATGTACTGGAATTTAGTAAACTAGTATAATCTTggctattaaatttttattcttttcattattaGTTATTCATACTTAATATGAAGCCTGGAAAGATAGTTCATTAATAGAACGAGGGATAAGTAATTGGACTCATTCACATCCAGATAATGAAAATGTTTGGAATCCATATTATGCAAGGAGACATTACTTTTGCTAATTCGAATTGAAGAGTGATATAGAATCGGTCTATTTTCAGCATCATATCCATAGTTAGCGCATTTATcctagttatatatatattattgccTTTATGAAAACTAGCATCGACATTCAATTTGACCAATCCGGTCGAAGGCTTAATCCAATTATCAACAAtcccaaattaattatgtaaaactCTTCCAAATATTTTAGCTAAATGCATATACAAATACCTAAATTTCAATCATTTGATCACtttaacactttaattttcaatttaatttaatagatatctcatcttttattatttataatatttaaatttttttaacatatgGGTACATTCAACATAGATGATGCCAGGGTCCAACATAAAATCCAAATGCTTTCTTATCCAACTTATCATGAACCACAGAGAAAGCATCTAAACTGCACAAATGTTAAATTTATGgtcaaacaataaaaaattggaCTCTTCCCAAAcaaaagtagaaaaagaaCACGTAAACAAAGCATGCAAAGTAGTATAAGCTAGATACATGAACTGATAGGTAAACCGAgtttgatatattaaaaagaatcaCTTACAAATTTGTGTATAGAATGTTAGGTGAGAACTCACCCCACTCCCCTTTTGTTCTCGAGCTCGTCTTACTTACCCAACCTGATGTTTAACACTTTCGAGAAGGTTTGTCTTAAGGAGATCTTTGCCATCATTAAGGTTGACGATGAGATCTCAAATCAAAACACAATATATAAGTCAATAATCTCAAGAATGCATATTTTATTGGAGAATGATCAAATACTTTGAACTTAGAGAAATGAGTTTTgtatttttacttatattttttagaatctctctttaaatatttaggaggttgtatttaattaaactttttaaaaaattattttttaaaaaattatttttaaagagtttttaaatttttaataatttttataaagtttataattttataaatgactTTTATaggttttatttaaaaatatttttatagacaTTGATagacttttattgatttttacatactattatttatctattatttaattatttagaataaatttaatcattttatttttataattttttttatttttttacgtttattttaaacattatTCCACATAATATTATATGCAACTTCATATACAagtaacatattttattttattattgtgttatattcatacaatttttaaattttttatctcacAACATGaacactattttttaattaataaaataatttttttaaaattattatattacaatTTTTCTCCAATTAAACCATCAAATTCATGTCATACttgttatattttgtttatcacttatttaataaatacttaaaccAACAGTAATCACTCTTacaaattatttgaaaatagttAAACTGACAATTACGCttaccaataaaaaaattaaccaaataaTCTTTCTAATAAAACCTAAAAGTCTATATATAGGTgggttgtttgctcaaaaAAATTCACTAGATgcttcatttcaaattcatatttttataagagttcttctaaaattaaattaaaaattttaattaattttttgtatgtgtgagtacaaaaaaaatattattagtaaataatttttaagttatgAGTTtcatctaattttaaaatattttaaaatgaagaatatagtaaaaagaaatgagtactataatacataaaaatttgaaaagaaaaaagatgagttttcagaaaataaaagtctattaaaattttgaaaaaaagtgaaagatattttaaaaaattttattcatgaaatgcataaaaagtcattaaaatatataaaagtccATGTCTATAAAAGTCAAAGACTTTTTAACGActagattatttttaaagacttTATAAAAACTGTAATTGAATATCTTCTagtttttatagatttttttaaagtcTTCAAAAGTCTATATTAAATACTCCATATGacttatttgaaatttttaaaaataattattaaatacacTTTTGACTATTAAACTCCATTAAAATCTTCACTGAATacacttttatttaaattttttagaatctCCCCTTAAAGATTTAATGATTTGATTTGGATTTTAATGGAagtaaaaaaagtaaaagtaaaagtaaatgTGTTTTGAAATGTATCACTGCTGGTATTGCGGTGATGAACTTAGATTCAGTCTcgattaaattatattcttacaTATATTCTGCAGCAACGAGAGtttatatacatttaataaagattgttattattagtcgctttcttttattattattattattttactaaaaaaagtTGATAGATGGTTATATTGCCAAAatactattaaatttaacCAAAGAAAACGAATTGTAGTCAATCTTTGCAATTAAGCCTATGGAAAAAGATGATCAATTTTtgtttaacaataaaaatgagGATCAAATTTGCATAAACGTTAACAAAAGTGTGTCGTTACCTCTTCTTAACAAAAACGCCCAAATTTCTTTCccgttattttctatttttcaatctCAAAAAAGTCTCTCGTTTCACTTTCGAACTGTGAGGCTGTCGCAGCCGCCAGTAGACGGCGTCGATACAACGACAGGCCACCTATCAGTTACCGTCCTTCACTCTTTCCCTCCTTCTTGCCAAGAGAACAAACAGATTTCCTTTCCCTACTGAAATCAATACCCAAATCAAAAACCtgaaaaccctaaaaaaggaTGATTTACACTGCAATCGATAATTTTTACTTAACCGACGAGCAATTGCAGAACTCACCATCTAAGAAAGATGGAATTGATGAAGCTACCGAAACTACTCTTAGAATTTACGGCTGCGACTTGATTCAAGAAAGTGGAATTTTACTTAAACTGTATGTACTCtctgcttttttctttttctggtttaATTTCAGTGTATGATAATAGTTGCTAAACTCAATTCTTATTGGggttttttctctttttccttgtTTCAGACCTCAAGCTGTGATGGCCACCGGTCAAGTTTTATTCCATCGATTTTATTGCAAGAAGTCATTTGGGCGCTTCAATGTGAAGGTTATTATTCTTCCCTTTAAATCATGTAacgattttttttatattgaatttgGTTGTTTCGAGATTGAGGTGTAATGGTtcgttaagttttattttgagtGTCGTTGGAAAGTCTCAATAATGCAAGAGCTTAATTTAACGGATTTCTATTTAGTTAATTCTTGTTTTGGAAAAACTCATCGTTAATAAAGGAATTTCTGCCCAAAATGACATTATGCTGCAAGAATTCAATAGGATTGAACTTTAGCTCAAGGTCTGTTCCGAACAAGGCCTTTGTGAAAATGTTAACAAgtaattatgtttatatatttcaaattagAGTGGAGGAAGTGCCAATGGAGTTAAATGCTGTTTATCTAATGCATCGTTAGGGTGTGATGACGTGGTTTGCAGAAAGTTGCGGCTAGTTGCGTTTGGCTTGCATCTAAGCTTGAGGAAAACCCTAGGAAATCAAGGCAAGTCATTATTGTTTTTCATAGAATGGAGTGCAGGAGGGAGAATTTACCCATTGAATTTCTTGACCTAAATTCAAAGGTTAGTATCTTGATATCATATTCTTCGATTCGGTTCTGAGCTATTAGTTTTGGTCCGACTAAAATTTTTGCTTACTTACTTCTATTTTGGTGAATAGAAATTTGCAGAGTTGAAGGTGGAATTGAGCAGAACAGAAAGGCACATATTGAAAGAGATGGGCTTCGTTTGTCATGTTGAGCATCCTCACAAATTCATTTCAAACTACCTTGTCACCCTTAAAACACCTCCAGAATTGAGACAAGAAGCTTGGAATCTTGCAAATGATAGGTACTTAATCACACCATCTAATATTTTGGATATACATCTTTCTTTAGTTCTTTTGGCAGTTCTTCAGGGTTCAGGAATTTAGCACACTGCATATAGAGACTAGGAGGACTATAAAAGTTTTAGAAGCAATAAAATGAACCCAACCCCCCCTGTCCCTCCCATCTGTCCAGCAAACACAcccaaacaaagaaaatatcttttattagcTCACTTTGCGGCTCATAATGATTAATCGAGATAATATTTTACCTTCTAATGGCTTATGAATCAAGAGTGCTGAAGTTTGTTTTCTGTGTTCTACTATAGAACAAGTTTCATCATTTGATGAAGAGATAGCATGCAGTACAACGGAGGAGATGTATTCTAGCTTGTTTAGGTTGAGGGTGGTTATTTGATTTAAGGTATCAATGAGATTATAGTGCAAGTAAGGTAGAATAATGGATGGAATGAAACTCCTGTTACATGTGATATACTACTAGGTCATTAATGATTAGCCGTTACTTCCTCTCTAATTTtgcaatctttttctttttttatagtttGGTTCTCTTTTTCTATACTCTCACTATCTATTTGTATCAGTTTGCGTACAACCTTGTGTGTTCGTTTCAAGAGTGAAGTTGTGGCTTGTGGGGTTGTATATGCTGCTGCGCGTAGGTTCCAAGTACCCCTTCCTGAGAACCCACCATGGTGGAAGGCATTTGATGCGGATAAATCTGGTATTGATGAAGTTTGCAGAGTTCTGGCTCACCTGTACAGCCTTCCTAAGGCGAAATACATATCAGTCTGCAAGGATggggatttttctttttctagcaAGTCTTCAGATTCACAAGCAACTCCAAAGGTggttttgctttcttttatataacgtttattttttaaaatttgagtttGTTTCTGGTATACACCTTTTGGCTTGCACAATATTAACAATTGCTTTCTTCTCATTGAAGAATTGGTTGCGATCAAAAAAAGTATCACAACTTCAAGAATTGCTGGGATTGctgcattaatattttttcaggGAATAAAAGATATTGGGCCTATCATATAGTACTGAGGCGTCTTTTGTTAAATGTGCTTTCTGCAGGAAGTTTCACAGGCTAGCTCACCAGCTAATGATGCTACGGCTCCTAAGGCAGCACCAGCTGGGGTTAGTGCTGAATCTGGGGGTTCCAGAGGCCCAATTGTGAAACCGGCCCTAGATAAGCTGAAGGATTCCAAGAAGAGCAACGATGAGTCCAAGGCTGTTGATGGAGAGGCAAGAGATGAGCCTATTCCAAGATCCAAGTCTGAGCACAGGGCAGAGTCCAGTGTGGAGAGGAGTAAAGAGAGAGATAGGGGCCGAGAGAGGGAAAGGGAGAGAGATAGAACAAAGACCCACGATCGTGAGAGAGGCAGAGATTCTGATAGGGAAAGGGATTTGGAGGAGACTGAGagggaaagagagagaaacaaGGATCGAGGTCGTCGTTCAAAGGATAGAAAGGATTCAGGTCAGTTGCTGAGTCTCTTTGGTTGTTAGCCTAGTTCTCAAACACATACAATTCGGCTTTAATTATCTTCTAGCTCATTCtctaattatatgattttctAATGTAAATACAGGACATTCAGAGAAATCAAGATATCATTCCTCACGAGGTAtgcatttgaatttttctttcagcaGTTATGATTATCTCATATTGTTTTCACTTTTTCTCCATTTTCAAGCGCTGTCTCCTGAAACTATTCTACACTTTCAGATCGTGAATACCACAGTTCTTCTTACTATTCAAGGGAGAAGGATCGTCATCGACATCACTCGTATGCTTAAAACGATCATTTTTTTGTGTGCACTCTCTCACTTGAAGATGCTGAAAATATCAGAAATGCTCTAGTtgtatattatatgatttctGTAACATGTTTgtgttaattaaatttcagaTTCACTCTATAATTCTGATAGTTTTGCAGTGCATTTGAAAAGAGATGCAGAGTTTACTTGCTCCACATTTCTCTCTAGTTCCATTTCCATTAGTGATATCCTGTCAATTACCATAATACAGCATAGCTGCCATGttaatgatgataataatgcTGAATATTAGGTGCTATGTTACCCCAGCAACTTTTTTCCATGTCTTAAAACATGTCAGGCGGGCGCCGTAGCAGTTCTACTTTGAGGTATTGGCATCTGAAAAATCTTTTGGCAGGAATTGCGCCATCTTGGTATATGCTTAGATcactttcttttgtattttacTTATAAGCCgctcttatttttattctatttgatTGTTTATATTGATTTGTCTAActatgattttttcttttctttgaccGTTTCTTATGTTTGTCAAATTGCATAATAATTAGGCTATAATACACAGTATTGTAAACATCATTTgtacatttatcttttcttcgGAATTGTATTTAATATAAACGTGAATCAGTATCTTTTCAAAAGTGACTCAGTATCTTCTTAAACGTTAATTGTTATTCtctattcatttttttccATTAGTCAATTAGATCAAAGGACTCAGATGATAAAAGAAAGCTCAATAtggttattaaatttattattatgtacTAAACTATCcaaaattaaatcttataaGATTAGGGATAAAAAGTAGCTGTCAATATGCACAAATAGTTATTACAGTTCTtacattttctctctcccttGTCCATATACCTATATCTATTGTCAACACTACTCATTGTTTTCTCAGCCACTTACCGCCATTAAACTTCGCCGAATCAATGATATCTGCATTCTCAGCTCTaacaatatcaaaaaatttagaaaattatcgGCAGTGAagcaaatagagaaaaaacaTGTGATAGGTTACCATCACTTTGCCATCATCTTGCCGTCATTATTTCGCTGGTATAATGTTGGAAATGGAATCATCGATCTCCACCTGGAGTTGACCAGCCACCCGGTGAGTCGTTTGAGCAGTGAACGGAGGAATGACATTTTCATTAGTGCCGAGTCAAATACGTTAAATTTCAATAACATTCAGATGGCCATATATGTGTTTATGGACTCTTCATTTCATGATCTATCCATTGGCACCTTCAAATTGTATTTTCGTCATTGTTGAAATTTTTTTCGACAATTAGATTTTTGCAACCTAAATGGACATTTTTTAACACATTATTTAACTTGTTAATTTAAGTCATCAAACTTAAATTGCATCTTTGAATCGTATATGGATTAAGAAATACAgcttagtttattaattaattcaataaatcaGTGTGTTATAAACATTATTCATATATGCGTGTGTGAGATTGATATTGATacagaaaaatctttaaaattaagattaaatttatactgATAAATCTTAGA
The nucleotide sequence above comes from Ricinus communis isolate WT05 ecotype wild-type chromosome 6, ASM1957865v1, whole genome shotgun sequence. Encoded proteins:
- the LOC8264246 gene encoding cyclin-L1-1 translates to MIYTAIDNFYLTDEQLQNSPSKKDGIDEATETTLRIYGCDLIQESGILLKLPQAVMATGQVLFHRFYCKKSFGRFNVKKVAASCVWLASKLEENPRKSRQVIIVFHRMECRRENLPIEFLDLNSKKFAELKVELSRTERHILKEMGFVCHVEHPHKFISNYLVTLKTPPELRQEAWNLANDSLRTTLCVRFKSEVVACGVVYAAARRFQVPLPENPPWWKAFDADKSGIDEVCRVLAHLYSLPKAKYISVCKDGDFSFSSKSSDSQATPKEVSQASSPANDATAPKAAPAGVSAESGGSRGPIVKPALDKLKDSKKSNDESKAVDGEARDEPIPRSKSEHRAESSVERSKERDRGRERERERDRTKTHDRERGRDSDRERDLEETERERERNKDRGRRSKDRKDSGHSEKSRYHSSRDREYHSSSYYSREKDRHRHHSYA